One genomic window of Solea solea chromosome 12, fSolSol10.1, whole genome shotgun sequence includes the following:
- the pparab gene encoding peroxisome proliferator-activated receptor alpha b: MVDMESRYHPPSPLEDSVLHSPLCTGDDFMDGMEDLQDISQSIDNDALSSFDVPEYQSSSNGSEGSTVLDALTPASSPSSVVYGFTTGQEEFSSSTSSLSLECRVCADRASGYHYGVHACEGCKGFFRRTIRLKLEYDKCERRCKIQKKNRNKCQYCRFQKCLSVGMSHNAIRFGRMPQSEKLKLKAEMVTGDKEVEDPQLADQKTLARQICEAYIKNFNMNKAKARTILTGKTSNPPFVIHDMETLQLAEQTLVAKMVSSAGSLKDREAEVRIFHCCQCTSVETVTELTEFAKSVPGFSDLDLNDQVTLLKYGVHEALFAMLAASMNKDGLLVAYGAGFITREFLKSLRRPFSDMMEPKFQFAMKFNALELDDSDLALFVAAIICCGDRPGLVNVAYIERMQESIVQVLQLHLLTNRPDDTFLFPKLLQKLADLRQLVTEHAQLVQEIKKTEDTSLHPLLQEIYRDMY; encoded by the exons ATGGTCGACATGGAGAGCCGCTACCATCCCCCTTCTCCGTTGGAGGACTCGGTGTTGCACAGCCCCCTGTGCACCGGTGATGACTTCATGGATGGGATGGAGGACCTCCAGGACATTTCGCAGTCCATTGATAATGATGCTCTCAGCTCCTTCGATGTCCCTGAATACCAGTCATCCAGCAATGGTTCAGAGGGATCCACTGTGTTAG ATGCCTTGACGCCAGCGTCCAGCCCCTCATCAGTTGTTTACGGCTTTACAACGGGCCAAGAGGAGTTCTCGTCGTCCACGTCATCGCTCAGCTTGGAGTGTCGAGTGTGTGCCGACCGCGCATCGGGCTACCACTATGGAGTCCACGCCTGCGAGGGCTGCAAG GGTTTTTTTCGGCGGACCATCCGCCTAAAGCTGGAGTATGACAAATGTGAACGCCGATGCAAGATCCAGAAGAAGAACCGCAACAAGTGCCAATACTGCCGCTTCCAGAAGTGCCTGTCAGTGGGCATGTCCCACAATG CCATCCGTTTTGGTCGGATGCCCCAGTCggagaagctgaagctgaaagCAGAGATGGTGACGGGGGACAAAGAGGTGGAAGACCCTCAGTTAGCCGACCAGAAAACCCTGGCCAGGCAGATCTGTGAGGCCTACATCAAGAACTTCAACATGAACAAGGCCAAGGCTCGAACCATTCTTACTGGCAAGACCAGCAACCCT CCATTCGTCATCCATGACATGGAGACTCTACAGCTGGCTGAGCAGACTCTGGTGGCTAAGATGGTCAGCTCGGCTGGATCACTGAAGGACAGGGAAGCAGAGGTTCGCATTTTTCACTGCTGCCAATGCACGTCAGTGGAAACCGTTACAGAGCTCACCGAGTTTGCAAAGTCTGTCCCTGGGTTCTCAGACCTGGACCTCAACGATCAGGTGACTCTTTTAAAATACGGCGTGCACGAGGCACTCTTTGCCATGCTCGCCGCCAGTATGAACAAGGATGGGCTTCTGGTGGCGTACGGCGCAGGTTTCATCACCCGGGAGTTCCTCAAAAGCCTGCGGCGTCCATTCAGTGATATGATGGAGCCAAAGTTCCAATTTGCCATGAAGTTTAATGCGCTGGAGCTGGACGACAGTGACCTGGCTCTGTTTGTGGCTGCTATCATCTGCTGTGGAG ACCGACCAGGCCTGGTGAATGTGGCATACATCGAGCGCATGCAGGAGAGCATTGTGCAGGTGCTACAGCTCCATCTGCTGACCAATCGTCCAGATGACACTTTCCTCTTCCCCAAGTTGCTGCAGAAACTCGCTGACCTCCGGCAACTTGTCACCGAGCATGCACAGCTGGTGCAAGAGATcaaaaagacagaggacacGTCGCTGCACCCACTCCTGCAGGAGATCTATAGAGACATGTATTGA
- the yars2 gene encoding tyrosine--tRNA ligase, mitochondrial produces the protein MNSLEGARLQKKNHPHFRCLPVVTLSNMAASLAGTCRLLSRHGSVIYLWRNRLCHTHVSKSYCSSSTHGGLLLSLNKRGVLKDSFPEDAAHDRLPRLLQSGAQTVYCGFDPTADSLHVGNLLAIIGLLHFRDAGHHVVAVLGGATAQIGDPSGKTRERESLSADAVEVNTRSIRESIQRIFTNHELHFHDISRKLGTMTVMNNLSWYKDWSVVAFLSEAGRRFRMGTMLSRHSVQSRLKSADGMSLTEFTYQVFQAYDFYHLNQVYGCKIQLGGTDQLGNLMSGHEYIHRMTGEEVFGLTIPLVTSSVGDKLGKTAGNAVWLNRDKTSPFELYQFFLRQPDNNVEGYLKLFTFLPLAEVERLMEQQREDPGKRLAHKRLAAEVTKLVHGKEGLESAKRCTNALYHSSVQALEEMSDDELQELFREAPFHEMLLEPGTTVIDTCRRVNAIPRGARGYQMVLDGAVWINHRRTDKAEQVLIPKLHILSNGLTLLKVGKRNFYIIKWLNL, from the exons ATGAATTCACTAGAGGGCGCTcgactccaaaaaaaaaaccacccacACTTCCGGTGCCTGCCTGTCGTCACATTGTCCAACATGGCTGCGTCCTTAGCAGGGACCTGCCGGTTGTTATCGCGGCATGGCTCGGTTATTTATCTCTGGCGGAACCGTCTTtgtcacacacacgtgtctaaATCTTATTGTTCTTCCTCTACACACGGTGGACTCCTCTTGTCTTTGAATAAACGCGGTGTTCTAAAGGATTCTTTCCCAGAAGACGCAGCTCATGACCGGCTTCCTCGGTTGCTTCAGTCCGGTGCTCAGACTGTTTACTGCGGCTTTGACCCCACGGCCGACAGCCTCCATGTGGGGAACTTACTTGCTATCATCGGGCTGCTGCACTTTCGCGATGCCGGGCATCATGTTGTCGCTGTGCTCGGAGGCGCCACAGCGCAAATCGGGGACCCGAGCGGGAAAACACGCGAGAGGGAGAGTCTCTCCGCGGACGCCGTGGAGGTGAACACGCGCAGCATCCGCGAGAGCATCCAAAGAATATTCACCAACCACGAACTGCACTTTCACGACATCTCCAGGAAGCTGGGCACCATGACTGTAATGAACAACCTGAGCTGGTACAAAGACTGGAGCGTGGTGGCTTTTCTGTCGGAGGCTGGCAGACGCTTCAGGATGGGCACCATGCTCAGCCGCCACAGTGTGCAGTCCCGGCTCAAGAGCGCAGACGGTATGAGTCTGACAGAGTTCACCTACCAGGTGTTCCAAGCATATGACTTCTACCACCTCAACCAAGTCTATGGCTGCAAAATTCAGCTGGGAGGCACTGACCAGCTGGGCAATTTGATGTCCGGCCATGAGTACATTCACAG AATGACTGGTGAGGAGGTGTTCGGCCTGACCATCCCACTGGTGACCAGCTCTGTCGGGGACAAGCTGGGGAAGACAGCAGGCAACGCAGTATGGCTCAACAGAGACAAGACGTCCCCCTTTGAGCTGTACCAGTTCTTTTTGAGACAGCCTGACAATAATGTGGAAGG gTACCTGAAGTTGTTCACCTTCCTGCCTCTGGCTGAAGTGGAGAGGCTGATGGAGCAACAGAGGGAGGATCCGGGTAAACGTCTCGCACACAAGCGACTTGCTGCAGAGGTGACAAAATTGGTGCATGGAAAGGAGGGCCTTGAATCTGCAAAGAG ATGTACCAATGCATTGTACCACAGCAGCGTGCAGGCCTTGGAGGAAATGAGCGATGACGAGCTTCAGGAGCTTTTCAGGGAGGCTCCCTTCCACGAGATGCTGCTGGAGCCAGGGACCACAGTGATCGACACCTGCCGCAGAGTCAACGCAATCCCACGTGGAGCCAGAGG GTATCAGATGGTTTTGGATGGAGCAGTGTGGATCAACCACAGGCGCACAGACAAAGCCGAACAAGTACTGATCCCCAAACTCCACATCCTGTCTAATGGACTTACCTTGCTCAAAGTGGGCAAGAGGAACTTCTACATCATCAAGTGGCTCAATCTCTGA
- the cdkn1bb gene encoding cyclin dependent kinase inhibitor 1Bb: MSDVRLSNGSPTLERTEPRVSDHPKPSACKSLFGSVDHEELKRDLKGHLREMEDAASAKWGFDFANHTPLVNGSLQWELVDCRDVPDFYKRSLRREKGVCSTGNNNVDLNGNHSCVVMVAPADDSDRSDGQMEQCTGLRKRPACHDGSAQSKRSHTSSSSSNSSSSNNSSSDELSCPSLSHSAEHTPRKSSPKRLT, from the exons ATGTCAGATGTTCGACTTTCAAACGGGAGCCCGACGCTGGAGCGGACGGAGCCGCGGGTGTCGGATCACCCGAAGCCGTCCGCCTGCAAGAGCCTCTTCGGCTCCGTGGACCACGAAGAGTTAAAGAGGGATTTAAAGGGACACTTGCGGGAGATGGAGGACGCTGCCTCTGCCAAGTGGGGCTTCGACTTTGCCAATCACACGCCGCTAGTGAACGGCAGTCTCCAGTGGGAATTAGTGGACTGTAGGGACGTCCCGGATTTTTACAAGCGGTCGCTGCGGAGGGAGAAGGGCGTCTGCTCCACTGGGAATAACAATGTGGATCTAAATGGGAATCATAGCTGTGTGGTGATGGTGGCTCCGGCCGACGACAGCGACAGGTCAGACGGGCAGATGGAGCAGTGCACCGGGCTGAGGAAAAGACCTGCGTGTCACg ATGGTTCGGCTCAAAGTAAGAGGtcacacaccagcagcagcagcagcaacagcagcagcagcaacaacagcagctcagATGAGCTTAGTTGTCCAAGTCTGAGCCACTCTGCAGAACACACACCCAGAAAGAGCAGTCCCAAAAGACTGACGTGA